In the genome of Impatiens glandulifera chromosome 6, dImpGla2.1, whole genome shotgun sequence, the window AGAGCAGAAGAAGTTAGCAACccaaatgaagaaaaaagaatGGGAGGACAAGCTCGCCAGCATGCCTGAGGATGAAAAGTTGAAATTAGTCGAGGAAAGGAAAGGAATCAGGAAGGAGAGGATGGGTAAGAGATCTGAGGAAAGGGATAAGAAGTTAGAAAGGCTTAAAGAAGCTAAACAATCCGGCCAAAACATCGTTGTTGATCTTGAATTCTCACATCTTATGACTCCATCTGAGATGCATAGCCTTGTTCAACAGGTTTGTTGTAGtttcttatattttatgttaaattgaTTTCATTTTGATGATTAGTTGATTTATATAATGTAGATTATGTATTGTTATGCTGATAATGGAAAACGCAATACCCCTGGCCATTTATGGTTAACTGGATGTGAAGGAGAAATGGGAACATATTTGAACAAACTTCCAGGTTATGATAAATGGATAATTGAGAAAGAGAATCGATCATATATCGAAACATTTAAGGATAGAAAGGGTGATTTAGTATACCTGACAGCTGATTCGGAGACGGTTCTTGATGTTCTTGATCCGACAAAGATATACATTGTTGGTGGTTTGGTTGATAGGAATAGATGGAAAGGGATAACAATGAAGAAAGCTGTTGAGCAAGGAATTCAGACTGCGAAACTCCCGATTGGGAATTACCTAAAGATGTGTAGTTCTCAGGTATAATTAGTAAttgatttctctctttttaatttttaacggAAGTTTTGAGCTTTGTTCTTTGTTGGGATTTGTAGGTGCTTACTGTTAATCAAGTGATGGAGATACTTCTCAATTTTGTGGAGACTAGAGACTGGAAAGCGTCTTTCTTTCATGCTATCCCTCAAAGAAAAATAGGCGAAGCTGAAGCAACCTTCTATGATGAAGAGAagattgatgaagaagaagaagatgaagaagaagatggagaGAAGAttgatcaagaagaagaagaagaagatggagaGAAGAttgatcaagaagaagaagaagatggagaGAAGATTGATCAAGAagaaaatgaggagacagttgATGATCCTGATAGGAAAAGGCAATGTCTTGAATCTGCCTCATTAGAAGAAGATGGAGAGAAGATTGATCAAGAAGAAGATAAGGAGACAGTTGATGATCCTGCTAGGAAAAGGCAATGTCTTGAATCTGCCTCATTAGAAGAAGATGGAGAGAAGATTGATCAAGAAGAAGATAAGGAGACAGTTGATGATCCTGTTAGGAAAAGGCAATGTCTTGAATCTGCCTCATTAGATTAAAGCTGAGTTTAGAATTTCTAGGATAATTTTATCAATGACTAAGGCATGGAACAATtcttatttttagaatttgagtttatttgaaaactagtaTTGTCACAAACTTCATCTttgtaaaattttgaagaaacaCAATCCCTATGCCCCTTTGCTAAAGCATTTTGGTTTGGTTCTTCATGGTCCCTTTCTTTGCAAGGTGAAAACCGTTTTTTATTCATTGGATCACTAATATTTTTGGTTCACCAAACTCAGGTAACACTGACCTGGTTCACTTCATTGCAATTTTCATTTCACATATTTTGAAAGCTCGAAATAAAACTTCAATAACACAATTTCGGTTGAAAATGATACTTTGTTTATCTAGAATTCATTATACAACTCTAATCCCTTTTAAGAAAAATGTAATTGCATTCCAGTTATTTTTGACAAGTTCGACGAAACTCGTTATCTGTGTGATGGTAGTCTAAAAAAATTCAGAGCAATTGGTGGGATCCTTGTTTGTGACTCAAAAGGAAAATTACATCTGCGAGAGACAATGACAATTAAAATGAGCTTTTATCGAATAAAAAATTCATCATGCTCACTAATTCATTCTTCGGGATTGAATTCATTAATGGTCAAAATCAAAAGAATTCTAGTCATGAAGTAGGGACAAATTCTTCCAACAATAATTGCAAAAGATTTCAAGGTCAATTTGTGCATCGTCAACTAGTCCAACCAGCTCATCCTCTCTGCAACGACGAGAAACCAACCATTATTGGGAGTTTGGAATATTAACGATCTTCCAAATACTGTTTCAAGTTTTttctaatagttttttttaatagttttttttaactatGCATCATCTAAAGaaaacaagaaagaaagaaaagagtcATGGTTAAGATTGTGTTGGGGCTAGCAGTGAACCAGATTGAACATAAACAATGAATTAGCAATAGAATGATCAaatctcaaatatttatttgacaATCAATTGTCTCAAACTAAAACTACCAAACAGGGACACTATTTAAGACTACCATATCCATTTCCTTCTAATCCATTTCCTTGAATACAAGAAGAACCCTAATGTTCTTAAACAGCATATACTGCAGCAAAAGTCAAGAAATTTACTTCAGAAATCAAGAAGCAGGTCAAATGAATCCATTAAAAGATAGCGTATAAGAAAAGAGTACATATCTCACTCGTTCTGTTCTGAAGCAGCCGAGGAATTCATCCAATTGCTTTCCTCAATAACAGTATTCATTGATGTTGTCCCATTTCTCTTTGCATTTCATCGCACTTTTAATATATCCCATGTTCGATAATCCGACCGCTACCTCTTCCCATAAGGAGATGGTATCGTCTGGACTGTTACAGAACTTGTGATCCAAACAAGTTCGAACAGTTATAAGAGATTGTACCTCATCGTCCAGCCACATCTCCGGTTCACCATTGAAATAATCTTGATCGTTGATTTTTCCACGCGAGGATTTGAGAACTTGGTTGTCATTTCCCAACATGTTCTGAATCAAGGAAATTAAAGCTAAGCTTCGAGACGTCTCTTCAGCTCTGATTGTTTCTTCCCTCTTCGCTATTTCAAGCTGTTGCTTTCTCCATGCATCTTCTCTAATGATTCTTTCATTTTCCCTCTTCTCTATCAAATCTATCAACTGTTTATGCATCTGTTCTTGTCTATGCATAACCACATTCACCATATTCCTGAAAAACAACTCAATAGTTTTTCGCGATTTCCTCTTGCGCTTTCGATTCAACATGGTTTCCCTTGTTCCTTCCGAAGATtgattatcatcatcatctgaaGACAAACTGGTAAGATGATAATAATAAGATTAGGGTTTAAACTAAATATCATTCATGGATCTAAAACTACACTAAAAATTCAATCTTTAATAAACATCAGTGAATGGTAAACAACTTTAAGACATAATTTAGGTCAAATTAGTATAAATTGACTAGATAAAGAGATACACCTCTTTTCATATTCATGTGGACGGCTGCTTCCA includes:
- the LOC124941985 gene encoding tRNA (guanine(9)-N1)-methyltransferase, encoding MSEAMENAEQKLETHQQNEATIPSPSPSPSPSSPPLSKNAKKKLQRQQRYEAKKAEKKAAIKEQKKLATQMKKKEWEDKLASMPEDEKLKLVEERKGIRKERMGKRSEERDKKLERLKEAKQSGQNIVVDLEFSHLMTPSEMHSLVQQIMYCYADNGKRNTPGHLWLTGCEGEMGTYLNKLPGYDKWIIEKENRSYIETFKDRKGDLVYLTADSETVLDVLDPTKIYIVGGLVDRNRWKGITMKKAVEQGIQTAKLPIGNYLKMCSSQVLTVNQVMEILLNFVETRDWKASFFHAIPQRKIGEAEATFYDEEKIDEEEEDEEEDGEKIDQEEEEEDGEKIDQEEEEDGEKIDQEENEETVDDPDRKRQCLESASLEEDGEKIDQEEDKETVDDPARKRQCLESASLEEDGEKIDQEEDKETVDDPVRKRQCLESASLD
- the LOC124942257 gene encoding trihelix transcription factor GTL1 — protein: MEILIGDRTPVLPPPDIVVFPDQLTPFPDTEDILFESCGEFLPHSIESQSQPPQKLRPVRCNGRRWPEFTPAADTSGLVWRQSSCAEIGTENHETSLENIGSDVYSSALHNLKSVLDVEGSDIIGSSRPHEYEKSLSSDDDDNQSSEGTRETMLNRKRKRKSRKTIELFFRNMVNVVMHRQEQMHKQLIDLIEKRENERIIREDAWRKQQLEIAKREETIRAEETSRSLALISLIQNMLGNDNQVLKSSRGKINDQDYFNGEPEMWLDDEVQSLITVRTCLDHKFCNSPDDTISLWEEVAVGLSNMGYIKSAMKCKEKWDNINEYCY